From Watersipora subatra chromosome 2, tzWatSuba1.1, whole genome shotgun sequence, one genomic window encodes:
- the LOC137386851 gene encoding sorting nexin-17-like, protein MHFSIPDTQEFQDPNNSSKFTAFNIHVNGVFHCAVRFKQLHNFHEQLSKEFGNDDKIPPFPPKKLFSLNAQELEDRRLHLEKYIQMISQDHKIQNHQIFTGFFLNAQHETQSAPGEEVSLDVFLMNGHKITVKITSTDQTDLVHEAVCSSISLNDDFVYYFGLYLIKKESTGDNSIVRKLQDFESPYLSLKAANQSGVHRLVLRKSFWDTSMDEDLIEDRVAMNLLYVQATSDIDRGWVVADKEQHKRLAALQQKNSKKEYLRLARTLKFYGHLQFQPCVSDYPAVDTSIRVHAGHKQLTFHILDGPNKSKEGIFLVTRMRCWRITSLPLDSTAGAGSSSSGRRMELAIEYLLSKDNLKWITLQTNQAILISMCLQAMVDELMMKKSGRRMRRPQDREKSGLGATFMKRDGTVLGEPEQEDSVAKRISDKLSSLNLMGKAPPAHSSSHNGESSSNSAFGGIGDDDL, encoded by the exons ATGCATTTTTCTATACCCGACACACAAGAATTTCAAGACCCAAATAATTCTTCGAAATTTACG GCTTTTAATATACATGTCAATGGAGTGTTTCACTGTGCTGTTAGGTTCAAGCAGCTACACAACTTTCATGAGCAG CTTTCAAAAGAATTTGGTAATGATGACAAGATTCCTCCATTCCCGCCCAAGAAGCTGTTTAGTTTGAATGCGCAGGAACTTGAGGACAGAAGGTTACACCTGGAGAAATACATACAAATGA TCAGTCAAGACCATAAAATACAGAATCATCAGATATTCACTGGCTTCTTCCTTAACGCTCAACACGAGACTCAATCAGCCCCAGGAGAGGAGGTTTCTCTTGATGTATTTCTCATGAATGGACACAAGATAACTGTAAAAATCACATCCACAG ATCAAACTGATCTGGTCCATGAAGCCGTCTGCTCATCCATTTCGCTGAATGATGATTTTGTGTACTACTTCGGCCTCTATCTCATCAAGAAGGAATCAACGGGGGACAATTCTA TTGTGAGAAAGTTGCAAGATTTTGAGTCGCCCTACCTTTCTCTCAAGGCAGCTAATCAGTCAGGAGTACATCGTCTGGTGCTCAGAAAATC ATTTTGGGACACGAGTATGGACGAGGATCTCATAGAGGATAGGGTGGCCATGAACCTGCTCTATGTGCAAGCTACAAGTGACATCGACAGGGGCTGGGTAGTTGCTGACAAGGAGCAGCATAAGAGATTGGCAGCTCTACAGCAAAAGAACTCAAAGAAAGAG TACCTGAGGCTGGCGCGTACACTGAAGTTCTatggacacttacagtttcaGCCTTGTGTATCGGACTATCCAGCAGTTGATACGAGTATTCGTGTTCACGCTGGGCATAAACAACTCACTTTTCACATCTTAGACGGACCG AATAAGAGCAAGGAAGGAATATTCTTGGTGACGAGGATGCGCTGTTGGAGAATAACATCACTGCCTTTAGACAGCACGGCTGGTGCTGGCAGCTCCAGTAGCGGGAGGCGCATGGAATTGGCCATAGAATATCTACTTTCTAAGGATAACCTCAAGTGGATAACGCTACAGACGAATCAGGCGATTCTCATAAGCATGTGCTTGCAG GCTATGGTTGATGAACTGATGATGAAGAAGTCAGGTCGGCGTATGCGACGACCCCAAGATAGAGAAAAGTCAGGTTTAGGGGCCACGTTTATGAAAAGGGATGGGACAGTTCTTGGGGAGCCCGAACAGGAGGATAGCGTAGCGAAGCGAATATCG